From Elaeis guineensis isolate ETL-2024a chromosome 16, EG11, whole genome shotgun sequence, a single genomic window includes:
- the LOC105059537 gene encoding homeobox protein BEL1 homolog — protein sequence MMAHESHYAEFYAGGHPAIQSFEPNHDLFGPQGGMEMLGPPSKHPSSNLGRGFIPPGFLEASNKNFMFSTEAAAPTSPWQVDDSSLRSLFPCQGAEQPGGRLLLSLFNPKPSDAIGVPQSFHQSDSRDVLLSRAESSHQQQVFMQEGRVFNSQQPFQLKNSKYLIPAKELLNEFCSLGGEISSKKRSQKASQGEEGGPSSSSSSLWNQSLNSMDLLELQRRKAKLLSMLEEVDRGYRKYCKQMRVVVSSFEAVAGEGAATVYSRLASKAMSRHFRCLRDGIVGQIRAMKKAIGEKDSIALGTTRGETPRLKLLDQCLRQEKAFQQAGMMESHPWRPQRGLPERSVTILRAWLFEHFLHPYPSDVDKHILARQTGLSRSQVSNWFINARVRLWKPMIEEMYSQEMNEHNNQSSHAATSHEDNTNRNPNHNFSLNQKPAPGQLLNDSDSLSSIINSSHHSDEKATINVKTSQDHNPEHQVPRTESFGAVGRDISSYSSCGNQNLRSGVSLTLGLQQNSGVGMSLSFSPASQHSLLFSREHMDDGQQVQFSILDGEARSLPYRNMMGAQLLHDLAG from the exons ATGATGGCCCATGAGTCCCACTATGCTGAATTCTACGCCGGCGGCCACCCGGCGATACAAAGCTTCGAGCCCAACCACGACCTCTTCGGCCCCCAAGGAGGGATGGAGATGTTGGGACCCCCTTCCAAGCACCCAAGCTCCAACCTTGGGAGAGGTTTCATCCCCCCAGGCTTCCTTGAGGCATCGAACAAGAACTTTATGTTCTCGACGGAGGCGGCGGCACCGACAAGCCCATGGCAGGTAGATGACTCCTCTTTGAGGTCTCTGTTTCCCTGCCAAGGGGCCGAGCAGCCCGGTGGGAGGCTATTACTCTCTCTCTTCAACCCGAAGCCCTCCGACGCCATCGGTGTTCCCCAGTCCTTCCATCAGAGTGATTCCAGGGATGTATTGCTTTCAAGAGCAGAAAGTTCTCATCAGCAGCAGGTGTTCATGCAGGAAGGGAGGGTTTTTAATTCACAGCAGCCCTTTCAGCTGAAGAATTCCAAGTACTTGATCCCAGCTAAGGAGCTTTTGAATGAATTCTGTAGTTTAGGAGGAGAGATCAGCTCAAAAAAGAGGTCCCAGAAGGCAAGCCAAGGGGAAGAAGGTgggccttcttcttcctcttcttctctgtGGAACCAGTCCCTAAACTCCATGGACCTCTTGGAGCTCCAGAGGAGGAAGGCTAAGCTGCTTTCCATGCTAGAAGAG GTGGATAGGGGATACAGAAAATACTGCAAGCAGATGAGGGTGGTGGTGTCATCTTTTGAGGCCGTGGCCGGGGAAGGAGCAGCCACAGTCTATTCGAGGTTGGCTTCCAAGGCAATGTCGAGGCACTTTCGATGCCTGAGAGATGGAATTGTCGGTCAGATACGAGCGATGAAGAAGGCGATCGGAGAGAAGGACAGCATCGCACTGGGGACTACAAGAGGTGAGACGCCAAGGCTCAAGCTGCTCGACCAGTGCCTGCGACAGGAGAAGGCGTTTCAGCAGGCAGGGATGATGGAGAGCCACCCTTGGCGACCCCAGAGAGGCCTTCCAGAGCGTTCTGTTACCATTCTTCGAGCTTGGCTCTTCGAGCATTTCCTTCACCC GTATCCCAGCGATGTCGATAAACACATCTTAGCCCGGCAAACCGGACTCTCGAGAAGCCAG GTCTCCAATTGGTTTATAAATGCAAGGGTGAGGCTTTGGAAGCCAATGATAGAGGAGATGTACTCCCAAGAGATGAATGAACACAACAACCAGTCCTCCCATGCAGCAACTTCACATGAAGATAACACCAACCGTAACCCTAACCATAACTTCAGCCTTAATCAGAAGCCAGCACCAGGGCAGCTGCTCAATGACTCCGATTCGCTCTCATCGATCATCAACAGCAGCCACCACAGCGATGAAAAAGCTACAATAAATGTCAAAACTTCCCAAGATCACAATCCAGAGCATCAGGTTCCCAGGACTGAGAGCTTCGGTGCCGTCGGCCGGGACATCTCCTCCTACAGCAGCTGTGGCAATCAAAACTTGCGCAGCGGCGTGTCCTTAACACTGGGCCTTCAGCAGAACAGTGGGGTAGGCATGAGCCTATCATTCTCACCTGCCTCTCAgcattctctcctcttctccagagAACATATGGACGATGGCCAACAGGTGCAGTTCAGCATTTTAGATGGGGAGGCACGGAGCCTTCCCTACAGGAACATGATGGGAGCTCAGCTGCTGCATGACTTGGCAGGATAG